The following nucleotide sequence is from Myxocyprinus asiaticus isolate MX2 ecotype Aquarium Trade chromosome 21, UBuf_Myxa_2, whole genome shotgun sequence.
tctctctctatggagcagtctccctttcgaatcgcagtgtgagccctctctTTCGAACACAAagtgagccaactctcattctcattcttcccgtttgactgcttgctgggcttacccgttagAATgcagtgagcgctctctctctatagagcagtctccctttcggattgcagtgtgagccctccctttcgaacgtaGCACAAATCAACTCTCGTTAtcattttccccattcgattgcttgctgggcttacccgttcgaatgctgtgagccctctctctctctatggagcagtctcccattcgaatcgcagtgtgagccctccctttcgaacgcagcacgaccaactagtgctcactctccctgttcgactgcttgctgggcttacccgttcgaatgtcgcgagcgctctctctctgtagagcagtctcccattcgaatcgcagtgtgagccctccctttcgaacacagtgcgagccaactctcattctcaccttccccatTTGACTGCTTACTGGGCTTACCTGTTCAAATGccgtgagctaaacctctctctcttagaacagtctcccgtTTGAATCTCAGTGTGAGCCCTCCATTTTGAacgcagcatgagccaactctcattttcaccctCCCTGTTCGCATACCGTGAGCCCACCCATTTCAACGACGAGTGGTGGTCTCTTGTTCGAATCGCAGCTTGGCCTTCTCGACCAGCAatcgtacaagaacgcaccttcaaacaaatacttaaagcactccctctgtaaaaatgttttgggggaaaacaattcagaagcatctgccaagccaatttaccaaatagaattgttgctggcttgctgtcctaaatacttcctgccatagtttttgggggtaatcaggactcgagtcgagtcttgagctccgagccctccagtatacagacagcaagccaaatatgtttactgcttcaacacaagattacattaacatacgaactactgaaatggagtaaattaacagaggttcaggaggagcatgttaattttaattgaacaaatcacagcccacgagcaggagtatataagccgctgcctacctgcttcctgtgacaactctcctgacatcccacctccaccccatctccacctattctctaaattcattatctaaataagtaaagtccgggggggaGGGTattcaggactcgagtcgagtctcaagctccgagccctccagtatacagacagcaagccaaatacgtttactgcttcaacacaagattacattaacatacaaactactgaaatggagtaaattaacagaggtttgggaggagcatgttaattttaatctgactgttgggcctcatgtattcagatagaagacaaaggcaggcctaacacagtcgtaaaacctgactgaggcccacacacaaagtcataaatcttaatgataaaaccgtgccaaaatcaaacaaagggagtccaaaacaaactacaaatcccatgaagccttgctcactaaaggatcgaactctcaactactattggatgaggcacacaacagaatgcccCTCTGAGATTCATCTGAGcatcgcttccagcaactttgctcgccgtgtgcagacgtagctcatcgctgctctcaggtgtagcctcgtggtacaaggaagtaacatccgacttgaaactgtggtcatacaatctccatcttgctggacgagttgagattactctgttttctaccgaacactctaacggatccgaaggagaccgctgagcaatccgcatcttcatccgtttgcctgcagaaaaagttttctcttctctcttcaatcaagtcgacatcgctgatttctccgccagcccaccgagaatcagcagccgttccggccaccgacagagcgaggaaacggcctctcgtcatcacctgagcctcgaggaaccgagtcggagttaaacgATGgaagaacacacattctacctgcatcctcatgcgattcaagtaagaggtttatgtctgggcagagatagaatattatagtgtgttattcttgtggatcaaggttattgcttgtacagtttacggactgccgagtccactcattgctgctaataatactcaaggtattactgtaatgttctgttatcacgaatgagatctgctgtgttgtagtccaaccacattggactgttgtgtatttccaccatcacgggtgagaccggcacactgcgtttatccattaaagaaccaaagagtgcgggatggtttacgagccgttcaccgcgtctctgagtgataaactaacagctgctttctctcccacgatcgcgaaacctgcattggtgccgccactttattctctctctctctctctcgtactaaccacacacacacacacacacacacacacacacacacacacacacacacacacacacacacgcgcgcgcgacccctcacaaacattctcgcacacacttttggctagtagataaatTCGAGAcatgcggtaaacgggcagacgccattaaccggcttctctccgcccacattcgcggccatattctctcgcgtgacgtactctccacgagagtcacgtccgccattttgtgcgcatcactccttacacacacacacaccctttcacactcacacacatacacctacCTTCCTCCCATGTGTTATAGACATATTTTGGTTACCaaatctaatcatgtcactgtttagtttgtagatgtaagtcggaagtttattgactgcattgtattgattattaattgatattactgcataaataaactttgttatatttcaaagagaagtgttttgatttgttttgcatacacctgtgtcaaatgctggcaggggatgtcagtgctcggattcaagccttcattgtttccttttgaatgtcgatttacTTAAGAGAACAGTCTAATATTgggactgttatactgtctggttattagtccctgattccagggtggtgctccggtgatattaatccttattaatattctattgattttgataattgatagtaatctttgatgattgttgaatttgaaggattaaaagaactaacattgattcaaaccaatgttccattgattttaataattgatgattatctttgataattattaattattgctaataaccaaacccgctcctgaacgtagcgcactacatttactggtgccccgtatgaggctttaatgagttagattgtattatttaatttaaatattaattaataactaaagaaataattattaattatttctgatagtaacactgatctaaacaaccagaaGAACCTAcatgacaaatcacagcccacgagcaggagtatataagccgcttttctagttcttttaaagagccaacagaaatacgggacaaatttcatgattgatgaaatattctgagagttcTTAGGTCAGTCAGAGcgctcatggtatgcacagtgcgtacggccgtaCAACTGCAAGCGCCCCTGATGTATGTTTACAGGATTGAAGATTGAAGAAAATATGGGCTCACTTATGTAATTCAGTCAGTCTGTCATTTTGTTCCAGCCATTACTGGTGGTCgaagtcttccgtaaatattagTTCATACATAGAGTTAAGTCTCTACTAAGTTTAACAGTGCAACACACAAATGTTTAGTAATATTTAAGTTGTAAATTATAGCCCACATGTGCCAAAACagggctaagttgtaacttacaacTTAGTGGCTAGTGACCCTGGTTCCAGGAGTCAAAATGTAACTTTGTATTTGTTTAAAAACTATTAACATGGAATAAAATGGGCTTCAATCATGTCACCATTTCATGTTGTTTACCTTTGCATAACAGGCTGAAGATCAGAGAAAAGGTGAAGAGATTCAAATTTTGCAAATGCTAAGAAAAGAGATAAGGAATGAATGAAAGGAAGGATTTGACAGAAGAAAATGTAGATATAATGTTTTAACTGTAGAGAAGCACTCACATTGTTCCTCCCATTCTTTGTCACGTTGTTCGCTTTTTTCTGTTCCTGCTCAATGGACATATACAGCTCTCTTGCTCTTTGTTCCTCTGCACATGGTATCTCCTCTgtctctcctcttcctcttgttTCTGAGCGAGAgtaacacagaaagagagagagagagagagagagagagagagagagagagcgaaagagcTGATAAACAACCACATGCATGCCTCAGTCCTTACCTAACCTCAGTATGTTCTAACTCTTGCAGCACTAATGAATTAGCACCAGTGGCTCATTAGTTGTGTTGATATGGAAATAATTTGGTTGAATAATTACTCCTTAAGGACACAAACATGTGGCAGCATGGTTGTTTGAAATACTTAAGCAGTGTAATTATTGGCATAGGTAATTACCAATGAGGTTTTATCTGAAAACAGACTAGACCACTACAGAATGCAGCTGTGGTCAAACAACATGAGCACAGTTGTAGTCATGacagttaaatggatagtttacataaaatgtttaatgatgccatcatttactcactctcatgttgttccaaacccagatgacttcctcatgttattccaaacccaggTGACCCAagtaacattctgcataacatctcctgttgtgttccacagaagaaagaaagtcatatggggttggaacgacatcagggtgagtaaattataaactatccctttaagattattGTTGAACATTTACTTGGTTGCTACATATCAAAGCACTGACAATGGCTCATCTTGTAACTGTAGCAAACCTAGCCATTGGCAAAGGCTAGACCATGCTTGATCACATATGACAGAATTACTTTTTACTATTCACCATACCCAGGGCCTCTACATTCTTTTCTAGGATTTCCTGAATATTTTGAGATAAAACATTTCAAAGTTTAATGACTCAGCACTTTCCAGTAAGAAGGATGATCTGTGGGCTGTGATAAATTTGCTCTTTAATATTTGACAAGTTTCTTTTGAAGGTCTCATTACCAGGCCTCAAATCATCTCTGACCATCAAGGCCTCTTTTGGAATCTGCAGTGTGAATACTGAAAAATGGTCCCACCGCCACCCTTGAACACCCCAACTCCTCCCACGTTCTGCTGTTTTTCTGTATTTCTCTCTTTGAAAAGATAATACCACAAGTGCAGCTTCTGAATAACTAATTTTGCAGCATGGGAGGTACCGTTAGGATCTAAACCCCCCTTTAGATTAATTAACGTCTCTCCTTTCACTTTTGCATCCAAACAAATTCCCATTCTTACTAATTCGCCATATCGAATTACCATGAATCTAGATTTTACCCTGTGTTTCAAACCACAGCACGATTTCTACTTTTCACTTCATTGGAGGCCAAAAAAAGGTACCAGCTGTTTGTAATACACCTTCCAATTTCACTTAGCCTCAAACCGGGAAGCATATACAATAAACATAACAAACAcaagaacacacatacactattTTGGAGAACTAGGAACCCAAAGCCCTCTGCTCCACTCTTTGCTATTGAGGTAAAATATTGCCGTCCTGTTAGTTTCAGATTGAGTATTGATCGCCTGGTTGTTTTCCTCATTGTTCTCTGTCTTTCAAAGAGAGCTACAGAGAACAGAGGTACAGAGCGCCTTCAAATACAGAAGCCTTCCACacactaacctacataatttatGTTGGTGAAAAACAACATCCAGCAAATGGATGTTAGACCCTAAAGGTGGACATCAATGCAGGTCTCTCAAAAGCAATTGACCACTCTGATTGTTTTGTGACACACATTGCTAGGTTGGTCCCCTTTATTCTCTAGCAGATGGTTTGGATCCTTTTGAAACACTGGCAACAATTCTTGTCTTGCCAAAAATGACAAGATGCCAATTAGTGCATTTTCATTTTGCAGCTCTGTTAGAAGTTTGAGGGGTTTGTTGATCAGTCAGTTTCTCACGTATGCATTCCTCTTCCTGTTTGGCTGCCTTCCTGTCCTCAGCTTCTTCCTTCCACTTTCCTGTGACTAAGCGTGCTTTTTCCTTTTTGATGGCATCTCTGAAATTTTGCTTGATCTTTTTTTCTATTTACGCCTTAGAAAGACCCCCAAAAATAAGAAGGTggaaaatattttccagaaactGGGATTAAAAGTTCAATACCTGATTTAGCATTTTCTTGCCAGGAGTGTTCAAGTGTATTTGGAAGAGTGAAATGAAATTTCTGAATGAATAATATAAATCTTTAGCCTCCATGTGGCACCCCAAACCACAATGCTACATTTCCAAATCTCTACAGCAAGAGATAACacattttatgtcttttttttttttttttaattaaataatattctaATCGAGTCAAAAGATTTAGAAATCACCATTCAATTGCTGTACAGTTCACAATACTCACCACAGCTCTTGGGCTTCTAGGTGAGCCTGTCGCATGGCTCTATCCTCCATCAGCTCCttgataacactgtgtaacaaatttattattattatttttttgttcctggatagtaagtgttatttcctaattgcttatgcctcaaaagtatagaaaatggctattattcccacaaactttgcttttgtggccaggacagtgatattttgtgaCAGAagagacacaaattcacccgttttctcattgaaaataggtacatttcaaaatatcactgtcctgttcacaaaagcaaagtttgtggggaataaacagccattttctatacttttgaggcataagcaattaggaataacaattactacccaggaacataaattgtgttacatagtgtaatcagCTCATACTGTCGGTCTCCAGGGGCCTCTTCCATCACCCAGACCCACACT
It contains:
- the sh2d4ba gene encoding LOW QUALITY PROTEIN: SH2 domain-containing protein 4B (The sequence of the model RefSeq protein was modified relative to this genomic sequence to represent the inferred CDS: inserted 1 base in 1 codon; substituted 4 bases at 4 genomic stop codons); translation: MMQQILKDMFGDPELLAELNEEQKXILFYKIRQEQVXRWIECERQEGGWEMSPLTKEKDENRKNVQWLKGIDGEVWVWVMEEAPGDRQYELIIKELMEDRAMRQAHLEAQELWXVLXTVQQLNEKKIKQNFRDAIKKEKARLVTGKWKEEAEDRKAAKQEEECIREKLTDQQTPQTSNRTEEIPCAEEQRARELYMSIEQEQKKXEQRDKEWEEQSCYAKVNNMKW